The following are encoded in a window of Flavobacterium sp. WC2421 genomic DNA:
- the gmd gene encoding GDP-mannose 4,6-dehydratase → MDSTPQKVALVTGITGQDGSYLAELLLEKGYMVHGVKRRASSFNTQRIDHIYQDQHEAHVNFKLHYGDLTDSTNIIRIIQEVQPDEIYNLGAMSHVKVSFDSPEYVANVDGLGTLRILEAVRILGLGKKTRVYQASTSELYGGLAENKNAAGFYDESSPFYPRSPYGAAKIYGFWITKNYREAYNMFACNGILFNHESPRRGETFVTRKITMAVAAIAKGKQDCLYLGNLNSQRDWGHAKDYVEAMWRILQQDVPEDYVIATGVTTYIRDFVIMAFAEVGVTLTFEGEQENETATVASCANPLYQIAIGTVVLRVDPEYYRPTEVDLLIGDPTKSKTQLGWKPQYDLAAMVKEMVASDLKLY, encoded by the coding sequence ATGGATAGTACACCACAAAAAGTAGCATTAGTTACAGGAATCACGGGTCAAGATGGATCTTATTTAGCAGAATTATTATTGGAAAAAGGATATATGGTTCATGGTGTGAAACGCCGCGCGTCTTCTTTTAATACCCAGCGTATTGATCATATCTATCAAGATCAACATGAAGCCCATGTTAATTTTAAATTGCATTATGGAGATTTGACGGACTCAACTAATATTATACGAATCATACAGGAAGTACAACCCGATGAAATCTATAACTTAGGAGCGATGTCTCATGTAAAGGTATCTTTTGATTCACCTGAATATGTTGCCAATGTAGATGGATTGGGAACCTTGAGGATTTTGGAGGCAGTTCGAATTTTAGGTTTAGGAAAAAAAACGAGAGTGTACCAAGCTTCTACTTCTGAATTGTATGGCGGATTGGCAGAGAATAAAAACGCAGCAGGATTTTATGACGAAAGCTCTCCTTTCTATCCGCGTTCGCCTTATGGAGCGGCTAAGATTTATGGTTTTTGGATTACTAAAAACTACCGTGAAGCCTATAATATGTTTGCTTGTAATGGGATTCTGTTCAATCATGAATCGCCAAGACGTGGGGAAACTTTTGTAACCCGTAAAATCACCATGGCTGTCGCTGCGATTGCCAAAGGAAAGCAAGATTGTTTGTACTTAGGAAACTTGAATTCGCAAAGAGACTGGGGACATGCCAAAGATTATGTAGAAGCGATGTGGCGTATTTTACAACAAGACGTGCCTGAAGATTATGTAATTGCCACCGGTGTGACTACGTATATTAGGGATTTCGTGATTATGGCTTTTGCTGAGGTAGGTGTTACCCTAACTTTTGAAGGAGAACAAGAAAATGAAACGGCTACTGTCGCTTCTTGTGCTAATCCTTTGTATCAAATAGCGATAGGTACCGTTGTGCTTAGAGTAGATCCAGAGTATTACCGCCCGACTGAAGTGGATTTATTAATAGGCGATCCTACGAAGTCAAAAACACAATTGGGATGGAAACCACAGTACGATTTAGCCGCTATGGTGAAAGAAATGGTAGCGAGTGATTTGAAATTGTATTAG
- a CDS encoding lipopolysaccharide biosynthesis protein → MIPLTINYLDTENYGIWLTLSSFIAWFSFFDIGLGNGLRNKFAEAKAKGDLTLAQAYVSSAYFTIGSVSLLIILIFFGLNFFIDWTRVFNTNVIIQKELGLLMPIVFSFFCLQLVVKLITTIYTADQHHSMQGKINFLTSVISILAIWLMTKTTESSLLIFGAIFSALPVLILVVLNLFAFSNTYKEYRPVFSLWKKEYLKDIFGLGISFFFIQMAWVIITTTDNMIISQLFSPKEVVPYNLAFKLFSISSMIFTIIVAPYWSTFTEAYFKQDYDWIKMSMKNLRRFVIIFCFFSFFLLGFSNFIYRIWLGEKVEISFNLSFFMCVYTCLIIYLTPLNYFINGVGKIKIQLYQTILMGVLNIPVSIFFATYLGLGTVGVIIGTILCVIPGVFLSTIQFNKIINQRAFGLWNK, encoded by the coding sequence ATGATTCCCTTAACTATTAATTACCTCGATACTGAAAATTATGGTATTTGGTTAACGTTAAGTTCATTTATTGCTTGGTTTTCTTTTTTTGATATTGGTTTAGGAAATGGATTAAGAAATAAGTTTGCTGAGGCTAAGGCTAAAGGGGATTTAACACTCGCACAGGCCTACGTGAGTTCAGCATATTTTACAATTGGAAGTGTTAGTTTACTGATTATATTAATTTTCTTTGGACTTAATTTTTTTATAGACTGGACTCGTGTATTTAATACAAATGTTATAATACAAAAAGAACTAGGATTGCTTATGCCTATTGTTTTTTCTTTTTTTTGTTTGCAATTAGTAGTAAAATTAATAACGACAATATATACGGCAGATCAACACCATTCGATGCAGGGAAAAATTAATTTTCTTACATCTGTGATATCTATATTGGCAATTTGGTTGATGACTAAAACAACAGAAAGTTCTTTGTTAATCTTTGGGGCTATCTTTTCGGCCTTACCAGTATTAATATTAGTTGTGTTGAATTTATTCGCTTTTTCAAATACATATAAAGAATATAGGCCTGTCTTTTCTTTATGGAAGAAAGAATATTTAAAAGATATTTTTGGTTTAGGAATAAGTTTTTTTTTTATTCAGATGGCCTGGGTAATAATAACCACTACTGATAACATGATTATTTCACAGTTATTTTCACCAAAAGAAGTAGTTCCCTATAATTTAGCATTTAAGCTATTCAGTATATCATCAATGATTTTTACGATTATTGTTGCTCCTTATTGGTCAACTTTTACTGAAGCTTATTTCAAGCAGGATTACGATTGGATAAAAATGTCTATGAAAAATTTGAGGAGATTTGTAATTATTTTTTGTTTTTTCTCTTTTTTTCTTCTTGGGTTTTCTAATTTTATTTATCGAATTTGGTTGGGGGAAAAAGTTGAAATTTCATTTAATTTAAGCTTCTTTATGTGTGTGTATACATGCTTAATAATATATTTGACACCGTTAAATTATTTTATTAATGGTGTAGGTAAAATTAAAATACAATTGTATCAAACTATTCTAATGGGAGTTCTAAACATTCCAGTTTCAATATTTTTTGCTACATATTTGGGTTTAGGTACTGTAGGAGTAATAATTGGAACTATTTTATGTGTAATTCCGGGTGTTTTTCTCTCTACAATACAATTTAATAAAATTATAAATCAAAGAGCTTTTGGTCTTTGGAATAAATAA